The following coding sequences lie in one Gemmatimonadota bacterium genomic window:
- a CDS encoding glycosyltransferase family 2 protein encodes MSSIRLGDYLVERGLISSQQLTTALQQQQRTGERLGRLLLIFGFVRRLDLARALAALWGYPFATVEEKTVDAAVAQRFPLDATLQYRAVPVRDDGAMVTVVVADSPPDALSQTLNVVYPGRAIDYRVTTEWDLDRAIALAHRRKVVDTSIYGLYFRDQAESAFTVFTLPQYLTFAVACFALLAGFYSAPLETLLVINVPITAFFLLVVAFRTWVGVSGASAETAISLTPEDLAAIDERALPVYSILVPIYREAAVIKTLLKSLAELDYPADKLDILLLFEEDDPETLAAAKAAAPGANVRFFVVPTGDPQTKPKACNVGLLFARGEYLVIYDAEDQPEPDQLKKAYLAFQRGPEALVCVQAALNYYNWNENFLTRMFTLEYSFWFDYLLPGLDMLRLPIPLGGTSNHFKSQILRDLGGWDPFNVTEDADLGIRAAMHGYRVGIINSTTYEEANKEVGNWIRQRSRWIKGYMQTALVFSRDPMALVKKVGLRQTLGFGLLIGGTPLIFLIQPVSIVLTIVWIATRTGVLDPIFPPVVLYLSLFNLLIGNALAIYINMFAVFKRRLHVLVLFALLNPFYWILHSIAAYKALGQLFTKPYYWEKTTHGLTRHGAAA; translated from the coding sequence GTGAGCTCGATTCGCCTCGGTGATTACCTCGTTGAACGAGGACTGATCTCGTCCCAGCAACTCACCACCGCGCTGCAGCAGCAGCAGCGGACGGGCGAGCGGCTGGGGCGCCTGCTGTTGATCTTCGGATTCGTCCGCCGGCTTGACCTGGCCCGCGCCCTGGCCGCGCTCTGGGGCTATCCGTTCGCGACCGTCGAGGAAAAGACGGTCGATGCCGCCGTAGCCCAGCGTTTCCCACTCGATGCCACCCTGCAGTATCGCGCCGTGCCGGTGCGCGACGACGGCGCCATGGTGACCGTCGTGGTCGCCGACTCGCCACCGGACGCCCTGTCGCAGACCCTCAACGTGGTTTATCCGGGCCGCGCGATCGACTATCGCGTTACCACGGAGTGGGACCTCGACCGTGCCATCGCCCTCGCACACCGGCGCAAGGTGGTCGACACCTCGATCTACGGCCTCTACTTCCGCGATCAGGCCGAGAGCGCGTTTACGGTATTCACGCTGCCGCAGTACCTCACTTTCGCTGTGGCGTGCTTTGCCCTGCTGGCAGGCTTCTATTCGGCACCGCTCGAGACGCTGCTGGTGATCAACGTGCCGATCACGGCGTTCTTCCTGCTGGTGGTGGCGTTCCGCACCTGGGTCGGAGTCAGTGGCGCATCGGCAGAGACCGCGATCTCGCTCACGCCGGAAGATCTCGCGGCCATTGATGAACGCGCACTGCCGGTCTACAGCATCCTGGTGCCGATCTATCGCGAAGCCGCCGTCATCAAGACGCTGCTCAAGTCACTTGCCGAACTCGATTACCCGGCCGACAAGCTCGACATCCTGTTGCTCTTCGAGGAGGACGACCCGGAGACGCTTGCCGCTGCGAAGGCTGCGGCCCCTGGGGCAAACGTTCGCTTCTTCGTGGTGCCGACGGGCGACCCGCAGACGAAGCCGAAGGCATGCAATGTCGGCCTGCTCTTCGCGCGCGGCGAGTACCTCGTGATCTACGACGCCGAGGACCAGCCCGAACCGGACCAGCTCAAGAAGGCCTACCTCGCCTTCCAGCGCGGACCCGAAGCGCTTGTCTGCGTGCAGGCCGCCCTCAACTACTACAACTGGAACGAGAACTTCCTGACCCGGATGTTCACGCTCGAGTATTCGTTCTGGTTCGACTATCTCCTGCCGGGCCTCGACATGCTGCGTCTGCCGATCCCGCTCGGCGGCACCAGCAATCATTTCAAGTCGCAGATCCTGCGCGACCTCGGCGGCTGGGATCCCTTCAACGTGACCGAGGACGCCGACCTCGGCATCCGCGCCGCGATGCATGGCTACCGCGTCGGGATCATCAACTCGACGACCTACGAAGAGGCGAACAAGGAAGTCGGCAACTGGATCCGGCAGCGCTCTCGCTGGATCAAGGGATACATGCAGACGGCGCTGGTCTTCTCACGCGACCCGATGGCACTGGTGAAGAAGGTCGGCCTGCGGCAGACCCTGGGCTTCGGACTGCTGATTGGTGGCACGCCGCTGATTTTCCTGATCCAGCCGGTGAGCATCGTCCTCACGATCGTCTGGATCGCGACCCGCACCGGGGTGCTCGATCCGATCTTCCCGCCGGTCGTGCTCTATCTCTCGCTCTTCAACCTGCTGATCGGCAACGCGCTGGCGATCTACATCAACATGTTCGCCGTCTTCAAGCGGCGACTGCACGTGCTGGTGCTCTTCGCGCTGCTGAATCCGTTCTACTGGATCCTGCACTCGATCGCCGCGTACAAGGCGCTGGGGCAGTTGTTCACCAAGCCGTACTACTGGGAGAAGACCACACATGGCCTCA